One window of the Carassius auratus strain Wakin chromosome 20, ASM336829v1, whole genome shotgun sequence genome contains the following:
- the LOC113120448 gene encoding tumor protein D53-like isoform X2, whose amino-acid sequence MEPRQQGLLDKEPLKEVDEDMVSEVDLTNTITEEEREEMENELIKLDEEITTLKQVLASKEKRHLELKQKLGITPLSELRQNFSKSWYDMQTTTAYKKTSETLTTAGQRTSVAFSNLGNAITRKFGDMSYSIRHSMSMPTMRNSPSFKSFEEKVESTVSNIKSKVGGTGGAGSFEDVLSSAAQASAQDTPTNNVTENSER is encoded by the exons ATGGAGCCCAGACAACAGG GTTTGTTGGACAAAGAGCCTCTAAAGGAAGTGGACGAGGATATGGTGTCAGAGGTGGATCTCACCAACACTATCACAGAAGAGGAGCGAGAGGAAATGGAGAATGAGCTGATTAAG TTAGATGAAGAAATCACTACTTTGAAACAAGTCCTGGCCTCCAAAGAAAAGCGTCACTTGGAGCTGAAACAGAAACTAGGGATCACACCCCTGAGTGAACTGCGACAGAACTTCTCCAAGAGCTGGTATGACATGCAGACCACCACAGC ATACAAAAAGACATCTGAGACCCTGACCACAGCAGGACAGCGGACCTCAGTGGCCTTCAGTAACCTGGGCAATGCCATCACCAGGAAGTTCGGCGATATGAG CTATTCTATACGGCATTCAATGAGCATGCCTACAATGAG gaacTCGCCTAGCTTCAAGTCCTTTGAGGAGAAAGTCGAAAGCACAGTTTCAAACATTAAG TCAAAGGTTGGAGGAACAGGAGGGGCGGGCAGTTTTGAAGATGTCCTGTCTTCAGCAGCCCAAGCCAGCGCCCAGGACACCCCTACTAATAATGTGACCGAGAACAGTGAGCGCTAA
- the LOC113120448 gene encoding tumor protein D53 homolog isoform X1 translates to MEPRQQGLLDKEPLKEVDEDMVSEVDLTNTITEEEREEMENELIKLDEEITTLKQVLASKEKRHLELKQKLGITPLSELRQNFSKSWYDMQTTTAYKKTSETLTTAGQRTSVAFSNLGNAITRKFGDMRSYSLGYSIRHSMSMPTMRNSPSFKSFEEKVESTVSNIKSKVGGTGGAGSFEDVLSSAAQASAQDTPTNNVTENSER, encoded by the exons ATGGAGCCCAGACAACAGG GTTTGTTGGACAAAGAGCCTCTAAAGGAAGTGGACGAGGATATGGTGTCAGAGGTGGATCTCACCAACACTATCACAGAAGAGGAGCGAGAGGAAATGGAGAATGAGCTGATTAAG TTAGATGAAGAAATCACTACTTTGAAACAAGTCCTGGCCTCCAAAGAAAAGCGTCACTTGGAGCTGAAACAGAAACTAGGGATCACACCCCTGAGTGAACTGCGACAGAACTTCTCCAAGAGCTGGTATGACATGCAGACCACCACAGC ATACAAAAAGACATCTGAGACCCTGACCACAGCAGGACAGCGGACCTCAGTGGCCTTCAGTAACCTGGGCAATGCCATCACCAGGAAGTTCGGCGATATGAG GTCATATTCTCTTGG CTATTCTATACGGCATTCAATGAGCATGCCTACAATGAG gaacTCGCCTAGCTTCAAGTCCTTTGAGGAGAAAGTCGAAAGCACAGTTTCAAACATTAAG TCAAAGGTTGGAGGAACAGGAGGGGCGGGCAGTTTTGAAGATGTCCTGTCTTCAGCAGCCCAAGCCAGCGCCCAGGACACCCCTACTAATAATGTGACCGAGAACAGTGAGCGCTAA
- the LOC113120448 gene encoding tumor protein D53-like isoform X3: MEPRQQGLLDKEPLKEVDEDMVSEVDLTNTITEEEREEMENELIKLDEEITTLKQVLASKEKRHLELKQKLGITPLSELRQNFSKSWYDMQTTTAYKKTSETLTTAGQRTSVAFSNLGNAITRKFGDMRNSPSFKSFEEKVESTVSNIKSKVGGTGGAGSFEDVLSSAAQASAQDTPTNNVTENSER, encoded by the exons ATGGAGCCCAGACAACAGG GTTTGTTGGACAAAGAGCCTCTAAAGGAAGTGGACGAGGATATGGTGTCAGAGGTGGATCTCACCAACACTATCACAGAAGAGGAGCGAGAGGAAATGGAGAATGAGCTGATTAAG TTAGATGAAGAAATCACTACTTTGAAACAAGTCCTGGCCTCCAAAGAAAAGCGTCACTTGGAGCTGAAACAGAAACTAGGGATCACACCCCTGAGTGAACTGCGACAGAACTTCTCCAAGAGCTGGTATGACATGCAGACCACCACAGC ATACAAAAAGACATCTGAGACCCTGACCACAGCAGGACAGCGGACCTCAGTGGCCTTCAGTAACCTGGGCAATGCCATCACCAGGAAGTTCGGCGATATGAG gaacTCGCCTAGCTTCAAGTCCTTTGAGGAGAAAGTCGAAAGCACAGTTTCAAACATTAAG TCAAAGGTTGGAGGAACAGGAGGGGCGGGCAGTTTTGAAGATGTCCTGTCTTCAGCAGCCCAAGCCAGCGCCCAGGACACCCCTACTAATAATGTGACCGAGAACAGTGAGCGCTAA